The following is a genomic window from Lysinibacillus sp. JNUCC-52.
TTGATATTGCTCCAAATATTCTTCTGCCATATTTAACTCATACTCTGGAATCATATACATTTCTGATTCAAAGACAAATTCCTCAAGCAGTATTTCCACGTCTTGGATAAGTTGTTTTCCATATTTTAAAAGTGCTGCGGATTTGTTTATACGCTTACGTTCTTCCTCAGAAGCTACAATATCATCACGAAGTTGGTCAAAAAATAGTTCGTGATCGTCTTGTAATTTTTCCATTGCATACAAAGTTCGTTCACGCACACCATCTACCATTAAACGTTCTAAGAGTGGAACAATTGTCTTCGCCTGAACTTTGTATGTCATCGCTTTCTGTGCAGCATATTCTAATAAATGCCCTTCGTCCAGAACCATCATCGATACTTCTGGAAGTAACGCTAACTGTCCTTCACGTTCACGTGACTCTTTTGTTGCTAAATGCTCCATTAAAAAGTCTTGCGAGCAAATAATTAAATCCGTCGACTTACGGTAATGTGCACGGTGAAGAGTTTGACCGCAACGATTACGTAGATCACATACAGAGCATTGCATAATGGCGTTATAATTGACCTTGTGCCAATCTTCATCACTAACCGTTGGATAATCACTGCGGTCGCCGTATGGTTGCACAGCAATCATCGAACCTTGTGCATATACACCGTCAGGAATTGAAAAGGCTATATCATCAATCCATTCATCTGTTTCAACTTTTTCGGCTTCCTCGAAACGCTTTAAGCATAAATATTGATCACGTGATTTTGCTAAACGTACATCAATTTCTAAACCAAGTGTTTTTTGTAATTTATAAATATCGCCGCCCTCTTTTACGAGCTGATCGATTAATGTTTCATCTGCACAGGCTATCAATGCTGGTTTACCTGTATAACGTGCATAGGAAACAGCAGGTAGTAAATAAGCAATTGTTTTCCCTGTCCCTACTCCCGCTTCAGCAAATAATACATTTTTCTCTTTTAAAGCCTGTTCAATTTGATACGCCATAAAAATTTGCTCATCACGGCATTCAAATCCTTTTTCTGGTAATTCATCATAAAGGACGTCTCCCATCCAGTCACCTAATGACTCGAAAAACGAGCGATCCTTTGTTAATGCAAATGGTAAAGATTTACGCAATTGACGTTCCCCCTCATACAATCTGTTCCTATTATACGCGACGAAACGGAAGATAAGAAAAAATCTCACCTTCCGTTACTCTAGTTAGTCTCTTTTAGACTTTTGTCCCCAGTATTGATAATAATTCGTTTCAATAAAACCATTGAATAACTTACGTTTTTTCGTCGCTTGACGACCGTACAATTCTTCAAAGTTTTTCATGGAGGACAGCATGTACACTGACCAAGTTGGATAGTTTTTCATGACTTGTCCTAAATCACGAATGACCTGCTCCACAACTTCTACATCACCAATACGTTCACCGTATGGCGGATTCCCAATCATAACGCCATCTGTAAGCAGTGTTGTAAAGTCACGAGCTTGCATTTGTTTGAACGTAATCATGTCCCCAAAACCTGCTTCAAGAGCATTTTCTTGCGCAATGCTTACCATGCGATGATCAATATCTGAACCAATTATCTCCAGTGGTTGATCGTAATTGGCTATGCTATCTGCTTCATCTCGAACCGCTTCCCAAATTTTCGCTTTCATCCAAGGCCAGCTCTCCGAAATAAATTCACGGTTGTAGCCTGGTGCGATATTTTGTCCGTACATTGCTGCTTCTAGCGCAATCGTACCTGACCCACAAAATGGATCTACAAACGGTCGATTCGGATTCCATTTTGAAATCTGAACAAGTGCTGCGGCTAAAGTTTCTTTTAACGGTGCTTCCCCTTGAGCTTGTCGGTAGCCACGCTTATGTAGGCCAGCGCCAGAAGTATCAATGGTAAGTGTAGCCACATCTTTTAAAATTGAAACTTCAATTTTATAAGTTGCACCAGATTCATCTAAAAATCCAAGACGTTTGTAATGCTGCTTCATGCGTTCTACAATTGCTTTTTTCGTAATGGCTTGGCAATCTGGCACACTAAATAATTTAGACTTTACCGATTTTCCTGACACAGGAAATGATGCGTCTACTGGTAAATATTTTTCCCATGGTAACGCCTTTACACTTTCAAACAGTTGCTCAAAAGACTTTGCAGGAAATTGTCCTACGACAATTTTCACACGATCTGCTACACGTAGCCATAAGTTCGTGCGTGCAATAGCTGTTTCGTCACCTTCAAAATAAACCTTGCCGTTTTCGACTGTCGTTTCATAACCGAGAGCCTGTACTTCTTGTGCTACAATCGCTTCTAAGCCCATTGCAGCCGTTGCTACTAATTTATAATTTGCCATACATTATTTCCTTCCTTGATGTTCAATTTCCCAAAACTCGATATACTCCAGCAATTCGGGAAGTGGTAATGGTTTGCTGTAATAATAGCCTTGGATAATATCACAGTTCATTTTTCGTAGTATATCCACTTGTTGCGCTTGTTCTACACCTTCTGCGACAACTTTCATTTTTAGACGATGTGACATTTGAATAATAGCATCTACAACTGCCTGTTTTTCATCGAGCGAACTAATATGTTGAATGAAGCTACGATCAATTTTTAAACAATCGAGTGGGAATCGAACTAAATAGCTTAGTGATGAATAGCCTGTACCAAAATCGTCAATCGAAATTTTAAAGCCTAGTTGTTTTAGTCGAACGAGCTTGCTGACCGTTTCACTAGCACTATTCATAACAGTGCGCTCTGTAACTTCTATTTCAAAATTGTTAGCGGACGTGTTGTATCGTTCCAGTATTGTCTGAATCGACTCTAAAAAGTTTTGCTGCTTAAAATGAATGCTTGAAATATTAATTGCAATCGGTATTTTACGACCAAATTGTTGTAATTTGATCGCTGCTTCACAAGCCATTTCAATGATGACTTCGCTTAATGGAATAATAAGTCCTGTTTCCTCAGCATATGGAATAAATTCTGCTGGAGATACGAATCCAAGTCTTTCATTATTCCAGCGAACAAGTGCCTCAAGTCCTTGAATATTTTCATTTTCCACAGTAATTTTCGGTTGAAAATGCAGCTCAAATTCGCGATTTTCAATCGCTCTACGTAACTCTGAATCTAGCAAAAGAACACGCTGACTGTCAGTTTGCAATTCATCAAAATAAAATGAATAGCTATTAAGACCATTCTTTTTAGAATAGGTCATCGCTTTATCTGAACAAGTAATAAGCTGCTCAGATGTAACCCCATCAGCGGGATACATACTAATTCCAATACTCGTAGAGATAAAGACATCTTGTCCATTTATATTCATCGGTTGTTCTATAATGCCAATAATTTGCTCAGCAAATTTCGCAGCTTCTCGCACATTTTTTACATTCGTTAATGTAACGATAAATTCATCTCCGCCGTACCTTGCAATGATATCTTTATTTTTTAGCAAAGTTTGAATACGTTTTGCTGCTTCTACAAGAATTGTATCTCCTACTGCATGACCTAACGTATCATTTATTTGTTTAAATCTATCCAAATCAAGGAAATAGACAGCATGCTGTACTGAATGAGAAATAGTAGAAGACGATTCTAGTAGGTTATCCATTCTCTCAATATAAGCAAATCGATTTGATACATCTGTTAAGGAATCTGTTAACAAACGCTTTTCTAGTTCATTTTCTACTATTTTTCTTTCAGAAAGATCTGTGAAAATACCACAATAGTTTGTAATTTCTCCCACATCATTTGTTATGCTAACAATTGTTAACCATTCAGGATACACATCTCCTGTTTTA
Proteins encoded in this region:
- a CDS encoding sensor domain-containing protein, coding for MGGVINNLEKINSISKYPTSLLKKIFENVSEGIMITDKHKKIEMVNPAFEFVTGYKRDEVIGKTPAVLQSGVHELSFYLTMWEKIRQEGIWQGEIWNRRKTGDVYPEWLTIVSITNDVGEITNYCGIFTDLSERKIVENELEKRLLTDSLTDVSNRFAYIERMDNLLESSSTISHSVQHAVYFLDLDRFKQINDTLGHAVGDTILVEAAKRIQTLLKNKDIIARYGGDEFIVTLTNVKNVREAAKFAEQIIGIIEQPMNINGQDVFISTSIGISMYPADGVTSEQLITCSDKAMTYSKKNGLNSYSFYFDELQTDSQRVLLLDSELRRAIENREFELHFQPKITVENENIQGLEALVRWNNERLGFVSPAEFIPYAEETGLIIPLSEVIIEMACEAAIKLQQFGRKIPIAINISSIHFKQQNFLESIQTILERYNTSANNFEIEVTERTVMNSASETVSKLVRLKQLGFKISIDDFGTGYSSLSYLVRFPLDCLKIDRSFIQHISSLDEKQAVVDAIIQMSHRLKMKVVAEGVEQAQQVDILRKMNCDIIQGYYYSKPLPLPELLEYIEFWEIEHQGRK
- a CDS encoding ATP-dependent DNA helicase, whose translation is MRKSLPFALTKDRSFFESLGDWMGDVLYDELPEKGFECRDEQIFMAYQIEQALKEKNVLFAEAGVGTGKTIAYLLPAVSYARYTGKPALIACADETLIDQLVKEGGDIYKLQKTLGLEIDVRLAKSRDQYLCLKRFEEAEKVETDEWIDDIAFSIPDGVYAQGSMIAVQPYGDRSDYPTVSDEDWHKVNYNAIMQCSVCDLRNRCGQTLHRAHYRKSTDLIICSQDFLMEHLATKESREREGQLALLPEVSMMVLDEGHLLEYAAQKAMTYKVQAKTIVPLLERLMVDGVRERTLYAMEKLQDDHELFFDQLRDDIVASEEERKRINKSAALLKYGKQLIQDVEILLEEFVFESEMYMIPEYELNMAEEYLEQYQASLRIFTAQGDAVDWLEETDGEETLVIMPRLITEVLEEKLFSKKLPIVFSSATLSVNKDFSYIAYSLGINNYQSFSVPSPFDYEAVMKIYLHELSQNNKTARVQQLLRDGEKTLILFKSKQAMLNFKAELPIMERMHVAFEGDRELSAIVRDFQEGTVKTLCSYHLWEGLDLPEEALTRVIIYDLPFPPHDPLFDAKRTFAENPYEEVELPFMQLRLQQGMGRLIRTSNDHGDIHILLNEEEAKQRETFENILAVTPEIK
- a CDS encoding THUMP domain-containing class I SAM-dependent RNA methyltransferase; protein product: MANYKLVATAAMGLEAIVAQEVQALGYETTVENGKVYFEGDETAIARTNLWLRVADRVKIVVGQFPAKSFEQLFESVKALPWEKYLPVDASFPVSGKSVKSKLFSVPDCQAITKKAIVERMKQHYKRLGFLDESGATYKIEVSILKDVATLTIDTSGAGLHKRGYRQAQGEAPLKETLAAALVQISKWNPNRPFVDPFCGSGTIALEAAMYGQNIAPGYNREFISESWPWMKAKIWEAVRDEADSIANYDQPLEIIGSDIDHRMVSIAQENALEAGFGDMITFKQMQARDFTTLLTDGVMIGNPPYGERIGDVEVVEQVIRDLGQVMKNYPTWSVYMLSSMKNFEELYGRQATKKRKLFNGFIETNYYQYWGQKSKRD